In Abyssisolibacter fermentans, the following are encoded in one genomic region:
- a CDS encoding ABC-F family ATP-binding cassette domain-containing protein, with protein sequence MITVTGVGLRFGGKKLFEDVNVKFTPGNCYGVIGANGAGKSTFLKILSGEIEPNEGNISISPGERLAVLKQNHFEFDEFTVLDTVIMGHKRLYDIMKEKDALYQKPDFSDDDGIKAAELEVEFAELDGWDAETNAEKLLVGLGINKSIHSKTMQELKGSEKVKVLLAQSLFGDPDILLLDEPTNHLDFKAVHWLQEFLIEYNKTVIVVSHDRHFLNTVCTHMLDIDFGKAKLFVGNYDFWYESSQLALRLMREQNKKKEEKIKELQSFIARFSSNASKARQATSRKKLLDKITLDDIQPSSRKYPFVGFTPLREAGRDILSVDGISKTINGVKVLDNITFTLNKGEKVVLLGRNEAAKTTLFRILMGEIEPDEGTFKWGVTTTTAYLPKDNSRYFEGSDFSLIDWLRQYSEEKSETFIRGFLGKMLFSGDEPLKTVDVLSGGEKVRCMFSKLMLSGANVLILDEPTNHLDLESIQSVNNGLIDFKGTMLFTSHDHKFIQTIADRVIEITPKGIIDKKTTLEEFLEDEELQNKIDSMYE encoded by the coding sequence TTGATTACAGTTACAGGTGTAGGATTAAGATTTGGAGGAAAAAAATTATTTGAGGATGTAAATGTTAAATTTACTCCAGGAAATTGTTACGGTGTAATAGGCGCTAACGGGGCAGGAAAATCAACTTTTTTAAAAATTCTATCAGGTGAGATAGAGCCAAATGAAGGAAATATTTCGATTTCCCCAGGTGAAAGATTAGCAGTATTAAAGCAAAATCACTTTGAGTTTGATGAGTTTACTGTTTTAGATACAGTTATTATGGGTCATAAGAGACTATATGACATCATGAAAGAAAAAGATGCTCTATATCAGAAGCCTGATTTTAGTGATGATGATGGTATTAAAGCAGCAGAATTAGAAGTTGAATTTGCAGAATTAGATGGATGGGATGCTGAAACTAATGCTGAAAAATTATTAGTTGGTTTAGGTATTAATAAGTCAATTCACTCAAAAACGATGCAGGAATTAAAAGGTAGCGAAAAGGTAAAAGTTCTTTTAGCTCAGTCGTTGTTTGGAGATCCGGATATATTATTATTAGATGAGCCTACTAACCATTTAGATTTTAAAGCAGTTCATTGGTTACAAGAATTTTTAATAGAATATAATAAAACAGTTATAGTTGTTTCGCATGACAGACATTTTTTAAATACAGTATGTACTCATATGTTAGATATTGATTTTGGAAAGGCAAAACTATTTGTAGGGAACTATGATTTTTGGTATGAATCAAGTCAATTAGCATTAAGATTAATGAGAGAACAAAACAAGAAAAAAGAAGAAAAAATAAAAGAATTACAATCTTTTATAGCTAGATTTAGTTCTAATGCATCAAAAGCAAGACAAGCAACATCTAGAAAGAAGCTATTAGATAAGATTACCCTAGATGATATTCAACCGTCATCAAGAAAGTATCCTTTTGTAGGCTTTACTCCTTTAAGAGAGGCAGGAAGAGATATTTTATCTGTAGATGGAATATCTAAAACTATTAATGGAGTAAAAGTATTAGACAATATTACATTTACACTAAATAAAGGAGAAAAGGTTGTTTTATTAGGAAGAAATGAAGCAGCAAAAACAACTCTATTCAGAATTTTAATGGGTGAAATTGAGCCAGATGAAGGTACATTTAAATGGGGTGTTACAACAACGACAGCATATTTACCAAAAGACAATTCACGATATTTTGAAGGTTCTGATTTTAGTTTGATAGATTGGCTAAGACAATACTCAGAGGAAAAATCAGAAACCTTTATTAGAGGCTTTTTAGGGAAGATGCTATTTTCAGGAGATGAACCATTAAAGACGGTAGATGTTCTTTCTGGAGGAGAAAAAGTTAGGTGCATGTTTTCAAAACTAATGCTTTCAGGAGCAAATGTTTTAATACTAGATGAGCCAACAAACCATTTAGACTTAGAATCAATTCAATCAGTGAATAATGGGCTGATAGATTTTAAAGGTACAATGTTATTTACATCTCATGACCATAAATTCATACAAACAATAGCTGATAGAGTTATTGAAATAACACCAAAAGGAATAATAGATAAGAAAACTACATTAGAAGAATTTTTGGAAGATGAAGAATTACAAAACAAAATTGATAGTATGTATGAATAA
- the cysK gene encoding cysteine synthase A — protein MSKVVNSIEELIGNTPIIKLNKVVEEDIADVYVKLEWFNPGSSIKDRVALNMIENAEKEGKIKPGDTLIEPTSGNTGIGLAMIGASKGYNIIMVMPENMSIERQKLLKAFGADIILTPAALGMDGAINKAKKLADENNYFMPQQFSNPDNPDIHRKTTALEIIDALGTDIDAFVAAVGTGGTLTGCSEVLKERIPKIEIVAVEPMNSAVLSGEKKGAHKIQGIGAGFIPDVLNTEIIDEIEKITDDEALEMARRVAKEEGILVGISTGASITAAIKVAKKLGKGKKVLTISPSCGERYLSTPLFNNL, from the coding sequence ATGAGTAAAGTTGTAAATTCAATAGAAGAATTAATTGGAAATACTCCAATTATTAAGTTAAATAAAGTAGTAGAAGAAGATATCGCTGATGTCTATGTTAAACTAGAATGGTTTAATCCAGGTAGCAGTATAAAAGATAGAGTTGCATTAAATATGATTGAAAATGCAGAAAAAGAAGGGAAAATAAAACCAGGAGATACACTGATTGAACCAACAAGTGGAAATACGGGTATAGGTCTAGCTATGATAGGAGCATCAAAAGGTTACAATATAATTATGGTAATGCCTGAAAATATGAGTATAGAACGTCAAAAGCTTTTAAAAGCTTTTGGTGCAGATATAATATTAACACCTGCAGCTTTAGGTATGGATGGAGCAATTAACAAAGCTAAAAAGCTTGCTGATGAAAATAATTATTTTATGCCCCAACAATTTAGTAACCCTGATAATCCTGATATTCATAGAAAAACAACTGCCCTAGAGATTATTGATGCATTGGGAACTGATATAGATGCTTTTGTAGCAGCTGTAGGAACAGGTGGAACATTGACTGGATGCTCAGAAGTATTAAAAGAAAGAATTCCTAAAATTGAGATAGTTGCAGTTGAACCAATGAATTCAGCTGTTTTATCAGGAGAAAAAAAAGGAGCACATAAAATACAAGGTATAGGAGCTGGTTTTATACCTGATGTATTAAATACAGAGATAATTGATGAAATAGAAAAAATAACAGATGATGAAGCATTAGAGATGGCTAGAAGAGTAGCGAAAGAAGAAGGCATATTAGTAGGAATTTCAACAGGAGCTTCAATAACAGCAGCAATAAAAGTTGCTAAAAAACTAGGTAAAGGGAAGAAAGTATTAACTATTTCACCTAGCTGCGGAGAAAGATATTTGAGTACTCCATTATTTAATAACTTATAA
- a CDS encoding nucleotidyltransferase domain-containing protein produces the protein MSSLTREEIIKSIVDVLKPLDFVYAMWQCGSAAFGRVDEWSDIDIVVDVEDDKTREIFKYIDTVLESLSGVENYFESPQPMSPGGYQKVYRLKNVSKFLVVEICAVMHSSTNKFLKKEIHGDVFVNFDKDKVTEVMPIDKREFAKKLDHRLKQIENLVKIYGVLVEKELNRHNYIEAFAFYQNFTLNPLIEVLRIKHSPYRYNFRIRYVYYDFPKDIVKKLEELYFIKDGDDLKVKYEETKKWLDELIGEVKKINLEENLNIKSSLKRD, from the coding sequence ATGAGTAGCTTAACAAGAGAGGAAATTATAAAAAGTATAGTAGATGTGCTAAAGCCTTTAGATTTTGTATATGCAATGTGGCAGTGTGGTTCAGCTGCTTTTGGAAGAGTAGATGAATGGTCAGATATAGATATAGTTGTTGATGTAGAAGATGATAAAACAAGAGAAATATTTAAATACATAGATACTGTTTTAGAATCCTTATCTGGAGTAGAGAACTATTTTGAATCACCTCAACCTATGTCACCTGGTGGTTATCAGAAAGTATATAGATTAAAAAATGTCAGCAAATTTCTTGTTGTTGAGATTTGCGCAGTGATGCACAGTAGTACTAACAAATTCTTAAAAAAAGAAATACATGGAGATGTTTTTGTTAACTTTGACAAAGATAAGGTGACTGAGGTAATGCCTATTGACAAAAGGGAATTTGCAAAAAAACTTGATCATAGATTAAAGCAGATTGAAAATCTAGTAAAGATATATGGAGTATTAGTAGAAAAAGAATTAAATAGACATAATTATATTGAAGCTTTTGCTTTTTATCAAAATTTTACTCTAAATCCATTGATAGAGGTTTTGAGAATTAAACACAGTCCATATAGATATAACTTTAGAATAAGATATGTATATTATGATTTTCCTAAAGATATTGTTAAGAAACTTGAAGAGCTTTATTTCATAAAAGATGGTGATGATTTAAAAGTAAAATATGAAGAAACAAAAAAATGGTTAGATGAATTAATTGGAGAAGTTAAGAAAATTAATCTAGAAGAAAATCTAAATATAAAGAGTAGCTTGAAAAGGGATTAA